In one Catenovulum adriaticum genomic region, the following are encoded:
- a CDS encoding GGDEF domain-containing response regulator, which translates to MQSLGLQHSNIYPLKSIKTTSTILIAHNNISVIRQYQSLFESLFNIEIATCGHSALNKLSKQNIDLAILNVELPGLSGFSVLKRFNTHTPFNSTSFIFMSEATNIDQEKTALALGAIDYINTSGHTQITFNRVKNSMELIEQNKQLALSSNVDALTGLANRKMLDDSINDEFEKSVRGDYALTLMMIDIDDFKLFNDEFGHLEGDKCLTQVAQTLKLFEQRNSDLAARFGGEEFTLVLPYTNSDGAKQLANKIIEKIQALKIRQSKLATHGFVSISIGIATHNNGIHFNHPEKMIEDADSKLYQAKSLGKNRFVD; encoded by the coding sequence ATGCAATCACTTGGTTTACAACATAGTAATATATATCCACTTAAATCTATCAAAACAACGTCGACTATTTTAATCGCACACAACAATATTAGTGTCATTCGTCAATACCAAAGCTTGTTTGAATCTTTATTTAATATTGAAATTGCAACTTGCGGACATTCCGCTTTAAACAAATTATCTAAACAAAATATTGACTTAGCTATTTTAAATGTTGAGTTACCTGGTTTGTCAGGTTTTTCGGTATTAAAACGCTTTAATACGCACACGCCTTTTAATAGTACGTCTTTTATTTTTATGAGCGAAGCCACTAATATCGACCAAGAAAAAACCGCATTAGCGCTAGGCGCAATTGATTACATTAATACCTCTGGTCATACACAAATCACCTTTAACCGAGTGAAAAATAGTATGGAATTAATTGAGCAAAACAAACAGTTAGCACTTAGCTCAAATGTTGACGCATTAACAGGTTTGGCAAACCGTAAAATGTTAGATGATTCAATAAATGATGAATTTGAGAAATCTGTCAGAGGCGATTATGCATTAACATTAATGATGATCGACATAGACGACTTTAAATTATTTAATGATGAATTTGGTCATTTAGAAGGAGATAAATGTCTTACACAGGTTGCTCAAACACTGAAATTATTCGAACAAAGAAACAGTGACTTAGCAGCTCGATTTGGCGGTGAAGAATTTACATTAGTACTCCCCTACACAAATAGTGACGGTGCCAAACAACTTGCTAATAAAATAATCGAAAAAATTCAAGCGCTAAAAATTCGTCAATCGAAATTAGCGACTCATGGGTTTGTCAGCATTAGCATAGGTATTGCGACGCATAATAATGGCATCCATTTTAACCACCCAGAAAAAATGATTGAAGATGCAGACAGCAAACTTTATCAGGCTAAAAGCTTAGGCAAAAATAGATTCGTCGACTAA
- a CDS encoding TolC family protein: MRVFIIGLSLCLATQFAIADALSLSDVVNLAVKGDIWSQQSQAEQSALQLKSTAAKQLDNPKISVNLNNMPTETWQFNQTSMTQLTLGASQVFERGNRNQIESDLYNIKAKSHPLLRKERQKQVSRSVALLWLNAYFEQESHALLLKNQQVLSNILEISQANYASGLTNTKQQDVLNAQLALMQLDDQLVQSKQNLSAYLSRLQQWLVEGAVGSNITIKPELPKAAFQLTPEQLKMYAQQSQMLKVLMQHPSIQLFDSQFQVSSKKIELEKQAYKAQWQVNAKYGYRQNSDFGETRSDLFSVGVSFDLPIINQAQTEQKVKAAIYQSESVKTQKRLKLQAMMAEFSAALTQYKFLLKRKTLYLNSSSENILAQSQSLVKTALSAYAQEEGDFADVFSANLIELNNQRALLKVKVDIVKAWIELNFYLNQNHLGAANE; encoded by the coding sequence ATGAGAGTTTTTATTATTGGGCTGAGTTTATGTCTGGCCACTCAATTTGCGATTGCAGATGCTTTAAGTTTAAGTGACGTCGTTAATTTGGCTGTGAAAGGCGATATTTGGTCACAACAAAGTCAAGCTGAGCAAAGTGCTTTACAGCTTAAAAGCACAGCAGCTAAACAGTTAGATAATCCTAAAATATCCGTCAACTTGAATAATATGCCAACTGAAACTTGGCAATTTAACCAAACATCAATGACCCAATTAACCTTGGGTGCTTCGCAAGTATTTGAGCGTGGTAACCGCAATCAAATTGAAAGTGATTTGTATAATATTAAAGCCAAGTCACATCCGTTATTGCGAAAAGAGCGACAAAAACAAGTTAGCCGAAGCGTAGCTTTGCTATGGTTAAATGCTTATTTTGAGCAGGAATCGCATGCGCTATTGTTAAAAAACCAGCAAGTGCTGAGTAATATACTGGAAATATCACAAGCCAATTATGCCAGCGGTTTAACAAATACTAAGCAACAAGATGTATTGAATGCACAATTAGCTTTAATGCAACTTGATGATCAATTAGTGCAATCAAAACAAAATTTGTCAGCCTATTTATCGCGTTTGCAGCAATGGTTGGTTGAAGGGGCGGTTGGCTCAAATATAACGATAAAACCAGAACTTCCTAAAGCGGCTTTTCAGCTTACGCCTGAACAGTTAAAAATGTATGCCCAGCAAAGCCAAATGCTGAAAGTATTAATGCAACATCCTAGTATTCAATTGTTTGACAGCCAGTTTCAAGTTTCAAGTAAAAAAATTGAACTAGAAAAACAAGCCTATAAAGCCCAGTGGCAAGTCAATGCAAAATATGGCTATCGTCAGAATAGTGATTTTGGTGAGACTCGTAGTGATTTGTTTTCGGTAGGGGTGAGTTTTGATTTACCCATTATTAACCAAGCTCAAACCGAGCAAAAAGTAAAAGCCGCTATTTATCAATCTGAATCAGTTAAAACTCAAAAACGTTTAAAGCTGCAAGCCATGATGGCCGAGTTCTCAGCGGCGTTAACCCAGTATAAATTTTTACTAAAACGAAAAACATTATACCTAAACTCGAGTTCAGAAAATATTTTAGCGCAATCACAAAGCTTGGTAAAAACGGCGCTGTCAGCTTATGCCCAAGAAGAGGGTGATTTTGCGGATGTGTTTAGTGCGAACTTAATTGAACTTAACAATCAAAGGGCTTTATTAAAGGTAAAAGTGGATATAGTCAAAGCTTGGATTGAGCTTAATTTTTATTTAAATCAGAATCACTTAGGAGCGGCTAATGAGTAG
- a CDS encoding serine hydrolase domain-containing protein, whose amino-acid sequence MAKLNIVIFSLLTIFIVPLACANKISHFNQSFSSSVARQFKELNIPGGAYAIIKDDEILALETFGYTDKTQTQKVTPETVFRLASVSKTFAATVTTMLAQEHKLDLSDPITKFVPKFTLASEQAANKIKIRHLLSHSSGLMPNAYDNLLHEDWSFEKIISRFDRITPLCQPDQCYGYQNIAYSLIQPAIEASQKKSFTNLVQDRLFSPLDMKNASVGIDVFLQENNIAKPHVLVQRVSTGKKNKLGKSIKRYIWRTVPVTPDFYKVAPAAGINASITDLAKWLIANMGYAPDVLSPSLLKEITTPRIQTKRDLRKRFWRNHLVDAHYGYGWRIYQFKDYPVIYHSGWVQGFRADIGYSPELGIGFAMLMNAESSLIGKISSEFWTYAKQL is encoded by the coding sequence ATGGCCAAATTAAACATTGTTATTTTTAGTCTACTCACTATTTTTATAGTGCCCTTGGCTTGTGCAAATAAAATAAGCCATTTTAACCAAAGTTTTTCGTCTAGTGTGGCTAGGCAATTTAAAGAATTGAATATTCCGGGTGGCGCTTATGCCATTATTAAAGACGATGAAATTCTAGCATTAGAAACCTTTGGTTATACGGATAAAACCCAAACCCAAAAAGTAACTCCAGAGACCGTTTTTAGGTTAGCTTCGGTATCAAAAACTTTTGCCGCGACCGTGACCACTATGTTGGCGCAAGAGCATAAATTGGACTTGTCCGATCCTATTACAAAATTTGTTCCTAAATTTACGCTTGCCAGCGAACAAGCCGCTAATAAAATTAAAATACGGCACTTATTAAGTCATTCCAGTGGGCTTATGCCAAATGCGTACGACAATTTATTACACGAAGACTGGAGTTTTGAAAAAATCATTAGCCGGTTTGATCGTATTACCCCGTTATGCCAACCAGATCAGTGTTATGGCTACCAAAACATTGCTTACTCACTCATTCAGCCTGCGATTGAGGCCAGCCAAAAAAAATCTTTTACGAATTTAGTGCAAGATAGATTATTTTCGCCATTGGATATGAAAAATGCTTCAGTGGGGATAGATGTTTTTTTACAAGAGAATAATATTGCTAAGCCCCATGTGCTGGTTCAACGTGTTAGCACAGGTAAAAAAAATAAGCTGGGAAAATCAATTAAACGATACATATGGCGAACCGTTCCTGTAACGCCTGATTTTTATAAAGTTGCACCGGCTGCCGGGATTAATGCCAGTATTACGGATTTAGCTAAATGGTTAATTGCAAATATGGGTTATGCGCCAGATGTGCTATCACCCAGCTTATTAAAAGAGATCACGACGCCTAGGATACAAACCAAAAGAGACTTGCGAAAGCGTTTTTGGCGTAATCACTTAGTGGATGCGCATTATGGCTATGGTTGGCGAATTTATCAGTTTAAAGATTATCCTGTTATATATCACTCTGGCTGGGTACAGGGGTTTCGTGCAGATATTGGCTATTCACCTGAATTAGGAATTGGTTTTGCAATGTTAATGAATGCCGAATCAAGTTTAATTGGTAAAATATCGTCTGAATTTTGGACTTATGCTAAACAGTTATAA
- a CDS encoding efflux RND transporter permease subunit, which yields MIERIIYWSVNNRVLILLLTLILIGLGGYSLKNTPVDAIPDLSDVQVIIKTSYPGQSPQVVQDQVTFPLTSAMLSVPKAKTVRGFSFFGDSYVYVIFEDDTDMYWARSRVLEYLSQASESLPKSASSKLGPDATGVGWVYLYALEDPTGQHSLSELRSIQDWFLKYELQTVEGVSEVAPIGGMVKQYQVQVDPQKLRAYNIPLTHVQTALQRANQETGASVIEMAEAEYMVTSTGYLKNIEDIKQIPLGLTKQGATITFADVGNVVTGPAMRRGIAELNGKGEVVGGIVVMRYGANAQQTITAVKQKINSLKPNLPEGVNLVTVYDRSQLINNAINNLWHKLGEELLIVAVVCIVFLFHIRSALVAMVSLPLGILVSFIIMNAQGINANIMSLGGIAIAIGAMTDGAIVMIENMHKHISNTPLTSQNRWQLVAKSAAEVGPALFFSLLIITVSFLPVFILEAQEGRMFEPLAFTKTYAMAASAGLAITLVPVLMGYFIRGKVIAEHKNPINKLLINLYRPVLKAALNKPKWTLFLALLVTVLGFYPVNKIGSEFMPPLDEGDLMYMPTTYPGLSIAQARQLLQQTDKLIMTVPEVKTVFGKVGRGETATDPAPLTMIETFIQFKPKSQWRAGMTPEKLKDELNQLIQLPGVSNAWVMPIKTRIDMLATGIKTPVGIKIAGDDLNQIEQIGRQIETILQKVEGTASVYSERVSGGRYIKVDINRAKAAQYGLNIADIHQVINTAIGGAKITETIEGQARYSVNLRYPQSYRDSPQALKKLPIVTEQGIHLVLADVARIYVELGPPAIKSENARINGWSYIDVTGGDIGSYVARAKQALAEQLDMPAGYSISWAGQYEYMLRAQQKLKFVLPITLALIVILLFLNFKNMRDVLIILFTLPTALIGGLWLLYLEGFNFSVAVGVGFIALAGVAVEIGVLMLVYLQQACQSLTQSDNRTAITKRVLQNAIIQGATLRIRPVVMTAATIIIGLLPVLYGKGTGSEIMSRIAAPMVGGMLSALLLTLIIIPVVYYLLNLYRIKVHKN from the coding sequence ATGATTGAACGTATTATTTATTGGTCAGTTAACAATAGAGTATTAATCCTGCTGCTAACTTTGATTTTAATCGGGTTGGGAGGCTACTCACTTAAAAATACGCCAGTGGATGCTATTCCTGATTTATCTGATGTTCAGGTGATTATTAAAACCAGTTATCCGGGGCAGTCGCCACAAGTTGTTCAAGATCAAGTCACGTTCCCGTTAACATCAGCCATGTTGTCTGTACCTAAAGCCAAAACGGTACGCGGTTTTTCGTTTTTTGGTGATTCTTACGTGTATGTGATTTTTGAAGATGATACCGACATGTACTGGGCAAGAAGCCGAGTGTTAGAGTATTTAAGTCAAGCGTCTGAAAGTTTACCTAAATCGGCCTCATCAAAGCTGGGTCCAGATGCAACCGGCGTGGGTTGGGTATATTTATATGCGCTTGAAGACCCAACAGGCCAACATAGTTTAAGTGAACTTCGTAGTATACAAGACTGGTTTTTAAAATATGAATTACAAACCGTAGAAGGCGTATCTGAAGTTGCGCCTATTGGCGGTATGGTTAAACAGTATCAAGTACAAGTCGATCCGCAAAAACTGCGTGCTTACAATATTCCATTAACTCATGTTCAGACCGCGCTGCAAAGAGCGAACCAAGAAACCGGTGCTTCGGTTATTGAAATGGCTGAAGCGGAATATATGGTTACATCCACCGGCTACCTAAAAAATATTGAGGACATTAAACAAATTCCGTTAGGCCTGACAAAACAGGGTGCAACCATTACGTTTGCTGATGTCGGTAATGTGGTTACCGGTCCTGCAATGCGAAGAGGCATTGCTGAGCTAAATGGCAAAGGTGAAGTTGTGGGTGGCATAGTGGTAATGCGATATGGGGCCAATGCACAACAAACAATTACAGCCGTTAAACAAAAAATAAATAGCTTAAAACCGAATTTGCCTGAGGGGGTTAATTTGGTAACGGTTTATGACAGATCACAATTAATTAATAATGCCATTAATAACTTGTGGCATAAATTAGGCGAAGAGCTGCTTATTGTGGCTGTAGTTTGTATTGTATTTTTGTTTCATATTCGCTCTGCTTTAGTGGCTATGGTGAGTTTGCCGTTAGGCATTTTGGTTTCTTTTATTATTATGAACGCGCAAGGTATTAACGCTAATATTATGTCTTTAGGTGGGATTGCAATTGCAATTGGAGCCATGACAGATGGGGCGATTGTAATGATTGAAAATATGCACAAGCATATTTCGAACACGCCGCTAACATCACAAAACCGCTGGCAGCTTGTCGCTAAATCAGCAGCAGAGGTAGGGCCTGCTTTATTTTTCAGCTTGCTGATAATAACCGTTAGTTTTTTACCTGTTTTTATTTTAGAGGCACAAGAAGGGCGCATGTTTGAGCCCTTAGCCTTTACTAAAACCTATGCAATGGCCGCATCAGCCGGACTGGCGATTACTTTAGTGCCGGTATTAATGGGTTATTTTATTCGCGGCAAGGTTATTGCTGAGCATAAAAACCCTATTAATAAGTTATTAATTAACCTGTATCGTCCCGTTTTAAAAGCAGCACTTAATAAACCTAAGTGGACGCTTTTTTTGGCGCTTTTAGTCACAGTATTGGGTTTTTATCCGGTCAATAAAATTGGCAGTGAATTTATGCCTCCTTTAGATGAAGGGGATTTAATGTATATGCCAACGACTTACCCGGGGTTATCAATTGCGCAGGCTCGTCAATTATTGCAGCAAACTGACAAACTTATTATGACAGTGCCTGAGGTTAAAACCGTATTTGGTAAAGTAGGGCGCGGCGAAACAGCAACCGATCCGGCGCCACTCACTATGATTGAAACCTTTATTCAATTTAAACCCAAATCACAATGGCGAGCAGGCATGACACCCGAAAAGCTCAAAGATGAGTTAAATCAGCTTATACAACTACCCGGGGTGAGCAATGCTTGGGTTATGCCGATTAAAACCAGAATCGATATGTTAGCTACTGGGATTAAAACGCCAGTGGGTATTAAAATAGCGGGTGATGATTTAAATCAAATTGAGCAAATTGGCCGTCAAATTGAAACTATTTTACAAAAAGTTGAAGGCACGGCCTCGGTTTATTCAGAGCGAGTTAGTGGCGGACGCTATATAAAAGTTGATATTAACAGAGCCAAAGCCGCGCAGTACGGTTTAAACATAGCCGATATTCATCAAGTTATTAATACCGCTATTGGGGGCGCTAAAATCACTGAAACCATTGAAGGCCAAGCCAGGTATTCAGTTAATCTGCGTTATCCTCAAAGTTATCGGGATTCGCCACAAGCATTAAAAAAATTACCAATAGTGACAGAGCAAGGCATTCATTTGGTATTAGCAGATGTCGCCCGTATTTATGTTGAATTAGGACCGCCTGCCATTAAAAGTGAAAATGCCCGCATTAATGGATGGAGTTATATTGATGTAACGGGGGGCGATATTGGTAGTTATGTTGCGCGCGCAAAACAAGCATTGGCTGAGCAACTAGATATGCCTGCTGGCTATTCAATTAGCTGGGCAGGCCAATACGAATATATGTTACGAGCGCAGCAAAAGCTTAAATTTGTTTTGCCTATTACTTTGGCACTCATTGTGATTTTATTATTTTTAAATTTTAAGAATATGCGTGATGTGCTGATTATTTTATTTACGCTGCCTACCGCATTAATAGGCGGGTTGTGGCTGCTTTACTTGGAAGGTTTTAATTTTTCAGTCGCCGTAGGCGTGGGGTTTATTGCCCTTGCGGGTGTCGCAGTTGAAATTGGTGTATTAATGCTGGTTTATTTACAGCAAGCTTGCCAAAGCTTAACCCAATCAGATAATCGCACAGCGATTACTAAAAGGGTGTTACAAAATGCAATTATACAAGGTGCTACCTTAAGAATTCGCCCTGTGGTGATGACCGCGGCGACTATTATTATTGGTTTATTGCCCGTTTTATATGGCAAAGGTACAGGCTCTGAAATAATGAGCCGAATAGCCGCACCTATGGTAGGTGGCATGTTGAGCGCTTTGCTGTTAACGCTAATAATAATCCCTGTGGTTTATTATTTATTGAACTTATATCGTATAAAAGTTCACAAAAATTAA
- the srmB gene encoding ATP-dependent RNA helicase SrmB gives MNFSDLELDDVLLNAVEQQGYTKPTVIQQLAIPPALDGKDILASAATGTGKTAGFVLPALQHILDYPRGRTNGVRILILSPTRELAEQTYKVAKQLSCFTEANCAIITGGINYGKHKDISDGLVDILVATPGRLLEYIENETFDCRDIEWLVLDEADRMLDMGFGQIIEKIGAETQWRKQTLLFSATLEGKGVESFANKFLTDPVLVEADSPRREKAKIIQWVHLSDDRTHKLSQLIHWLKADEVQKAIVFVKTRERVAELCGQLNTADLACAWLQGDMAQDKRQKAVKAFTSGYRNILVATDVAARGIDIDDVSHVFNFDMPRTADIYVHRIGRTGRAGKKGTAVSFIEAHDVAVLGKVERYVKEKLARRVIKGLEPKHKEAKIPTKKSKPKARKLVQKKQVAAKAKKMAKRAAKKAQSNNE, from the coding sequence GTGAATTTTTCCGATTTAGAATTAGATGATGTTTTACTCAATGCGGTTGAACAACAAGGCTACACTAAGCCGACAGTTATTCAACAGTTAGCCATACCGCCAGCGTTAGATGGTAAAGATATTTTAGCCAGCGCGGCAACGGGTACGGGTAAAACAGCCGGCTTTGTTTTACCGGCATTACAGCATATTTTAGATTATCCCAGAGGCCGAACAAACGGGGTTCGAATTTTAATTTTATCACCTACCCGTGAACTCGCCGAACAAACCTATAAAGTGGCAAAACAGCTTAGTTGTTTTACCGAAGCAAACTGCGCCATTATTACCGGTGGGATCAATTATGGTAAACATAAAGATATTTCAGACGGTTTAGTTGATATATTAGTGGCCACACCAGGGCGTTTGCTCGAATATATTGAAAACGAAACATTCGATTGTCGCGACATTGAATGGTTAGTGCTTGATGAAGCCGACCGTATGTTAGATATGGGCTTTGGCCAAATTATTGAAAAAATTGGCGCCGAAACTCAATGGCGCAAACAAACTTTGTTATTTTCAGCCACGCTAGAAGGCAAGGGCGTTGAAAGCTTTGCTAATAAGTTTTTAACCGACCCAGTATTAGTTGAAGCCGATTCTCCGCGTCGTGAAAAAGCAAAAATTATCCAATGGGTGCATTTATCAGATGATCGTACTCACAAATTATCTCAGTTAATTCATTGGTTAAAAGCTGATGAAGTTCAAAAAGCGATTGTTTTTGTTAAAACGCGTGAGCGGGTAGCAGAGTTATGCGGTCAGCTAAATACTGCCGATTTAGCCTGTGCTTGGTTACAAGGGGATATGGCGCAAGATAAACGGCAAAAAGCCGTTAAAGCTTTTACCTCGGGTTATCGTAATATTTTAGTGGCAACGGATGTCGCCGCGCGCGGTATTGATATTGACGATGTTAGTCATGTATTTAACTTTGATATGCCTCGAACCGCCGATATTTACGTACATAGAATTGGCCGAACGGGTCGAGCGGGTAAAAAAGGCACAGCAGTTAGTTTTATTGAAGCGCATGATGTGGCGGTATTAGGCAAAGTTGAGCGCTACGTTAAAGAGAAATTAGCAAGGCGTGTAATTAAAGGTTTAGAGCCTAAACACAAAGAAGCCAAAATACCGACAAAAAAATCTAAGCCAAAAGCTCGAAAATTGGTACAAAAGAAACAAGTGGCTGCCAAAGCTAAAAAAATGGCAAAGCGCGCTGCTAAAAAAGCACAATCTAATAACGAATAG
- the pyk gene encoding pyruvate kinase — translation MSKKTKIVATVSDLKGDVEFIGELYKRGVNVIRLNTAHQTPEDTKVVIENVRKVSEKLAVLVDTKGPEMRTNLKIEEDLSIKTGDKVTFRADGLDVATTRDAVQVNYLGFVNDVPVGAHILIDDGLLELVVDSKDSEALYTTALNNGKIKKKKSVNVPGVEIKLPSVTERDKSFIEMAIEAGVDFIAHSFVRNKQDVLDVQEILDAKNSPIKIIAKIENREGVENLDEILEVVYGVMVARGDLGIEIPGEQVPLVQKDMIQKCIRAKVPVITATQMLESMIQNPRPTRAEISDVANAVLDGTDALMLSGESAYGDYPFEAVETMARIARHVEVETAKGINFDIEDSRDDLQAYIAKSVAKAARDLDVDAIIVPTRQGTTVRQIASHRPSAPIYAACYEPEPLRLLSLSYGVDAYLIDVEDRATVLNKALSPLVDNKTLTDESLVIVAKSAPGSPKGETNRFEINTVKALV, via the coding sequence ATGAGCAAAAAGACAAAAATTGTCGCAACGGTATCAGACCTTAAAGGCGATGTTGAATTTATTGGTGAGTTATATAAACGTGGTGTAAACGTGATCCGTTTAAACACGGCTCATCAAACCCCTGAAGATACCAAAGTGGTTATCGAGAATGTACGTAAAGTCAGTGAAAAATTAGCGGTTTTGGTTGATACCAAAGGCCCAGAAATGCGTACTAATTTAAAAATTGAAGAAGACCTATCAATCAAAACTGGCGATAAAGTCACTTTTCGTGCAGATGGTTTAGACGTAGCAACGACACGCGATGCGGTACAAGTAAACTATTTAGGTTTTGTAAATGATGTACCGGTTGGCGCGCACATTTTAATTGACGACGGTTTATTAGAATTAGTTGTTGATAGCAAAGACAGTGAAGCTTTATACACAACGGCATTAAATAACGGCAAAATCAAGAAAAAGAAAAGCGTTAATGTACCGGGTGTTGAAATTAAATTACCTTCAGTTACTGAGCGTGATAAGTCATTTATTGAAATGGCGATTGAAGCGGGTGTTGATTTTATCGCACACTCATTTGTACGTAACAAACAAGATGTGTTAGACGTACAAGAAATCTTAGACGCTAAAAATTCACCAATTAAAATTATCGCTAAAATTGAAAACCGTGAAGGGGTTGAAAACTTAGACGAAATTTTAGAAGTGGTTTACGGCGTTATGGTTGCTCGTGGTGACTTAGGGATTGAAATTCCGGGTGAGCAAGTACCATTAGTACAAAAAGACATGATTCAAAAATGTATTCGAGCAAAAGTCCCAGTCATTACTGCAACTCAAATGCTTGAAAGCATGATTCAAAACCCACGCCCAACTCGTGCTGAAATTTCAGATGTTGCAAATGCGGTATTAGACGGCACTGATGCACTCATGTTATCAGGTGAATCAGCTTATGGTGATTACCCGTTTGAAGCGGTTGAAACTATGGCCCGTATAGCGCGCCATGTTGAAGTTGAAACTGCAAAAGGAATTAACTTTGATATCGAAGATAGCCGTGATGATTTACAAGCTTACATTGCTAAATCTGTTGCAAAAGCGGCGCGTGATTTAGATGTTGACGCGATTATTGTACCAACTCGTCAAGGTACAACGGTTCGTCAAATTGCTTCACACAGACCTTCAGCACCTATTTATGCTGCGTGTTATGAGCCAGAGCCACTACGTTTATTATCGTTAAGTTATGGTGTTGATGCTTATTTAATTGATGTTGAAGACAGAGCAACTGTACTTAACAAAGCATTAAGCCCATTAGTTGATAATAAAACATTAACTGACGAGAGCTTAGTGATTGTTGCGAAAAGTGCACCAGGTTCACCTAAAGGTGAAACTAACCGCTTTGAAATTAACACAGTTAAAGCTTTAGTTTAA
- a CDS encoding efflux RND transporter periplasmic adaptor subunit encodes MSSAKRNIIYLLLGALLGVTLTLLLTDQPETHKENSAGQDKSPLYWVAPMDDTYRRDKPGKSPMGMDLVPVYSKSEQAVAKGEVKISPQVINQLSVKTVAVEQRDLSQSIKTTGYIQFDEDKIHHVHPRVQGWVEQLFVTSVGDSVEKGQPLYELYSPELVNAQEELLIALKRNNSELIRAAKSRLKALHLPEDFITNLQKNKQIKKNVTFYAPRTGVLKKLNIRHGFYIKPGMTLMSIGGLEQMWVEAQIFERDTALVEAGLPVKLTLDYYPGRTWHSQLERVYPVLNEKTRTVRVRFSLNNPNLLLKPNMFANIEIETKPIKNALVVPAQAVIQTGDQNKVVLALGDGVFKSVDVVMGQAAQGYIEIIHGLTTNDRVVSSAQFLIDSESSKTSDFMRMQSNTLPFAQVKGVINSINKATRTLNISREPIAKWNRSAATMDFIASPRINLDRLMVNHPIEFSFEVGDELVVTQITLLEGQ; translated from the coding sequence ATGAGTAGCGCTAAACGAAATATTATCTACTTGCTATTAGGTGCTTTACTGGGTGTAACGCTGACGCTTTTATTAACTGATCAACCAGAAACACACAAAGAAAACTCAGCAGGCCAAGATAAATCGCCGTTATATTGGGTTGCACCTATGGATGATACTTACCGGCGTGACAAGCCGGGTAAATCGCCAATGGGGATGGATCTAGTACCCGTTTATTCAAAAAGTGAACAGGCAGTAGCAAAAGGTGAAGTTAAAATATCGCCGCAGGTAATCAACCAACTTTCGGTTAAAACAGTCGCCGTTGAGCAACGTGATTTAAGCCAAAGTATTAAAACAACCGGTTATATTCAGTTTGATGAAGATAAAATACACCATGTTCATCCACGGGTTCAAGGCTGGGTTGAACAGCTTTTTGTCACCTCAGTTGGCGACTCAGTTGAAAAAGGTCAGCCGTTATATGAGTTATATTCACCTGAATTAGTCAATGCACAAGAAGAGCTATTAATTGCGCTAAAACGCAACAATAGCGAGCTGATTCGCGCTGCAAAATCACGACTTAAAGCATTGCACTTGCCCGAAGATTTTATTACCAACTTGCAAAAAAATAAGCAAATTAAAAAAAATGTAACTTTTTATGCGCCCCGAACGGGCGTGTTGAAAAAATTAAATATTCGGCATGGATTTTATATTAAGCCCGGTATGACACTCATGAGCATTGGTGGGCTTGAACAAATGTGGGTAGAAGCTCAAATATTTGAACGAGATACCGCTTTGGTTGAAGCTGGTTTGCCGGTTAAATTAACCTTAGATTATTATCCCGGACGTACTTGGCATAGCCAACTAGAGCGAGTTTATCCGGTGCTTAATGAAAAAACACGCACGGTGCGGGTTAGATTTAGCTTAAATAACCCTAACTTGTTATTAAAGCCAAATATGTTTGCCAACATTGAGATTGAAACCAAGCCGATAAAAAATGCGTTAGTAGTACCCGCACAAGCTGTGATTCAAACAGGCGATCAAAATAAAGTGGTATTAGCATTAGGCGATGGCGTTTTTAAATCGGTTGATGTGGTAATGGGGCAAGCTGCACAAGGTTACATTGAAATTATTCATGGTTTAACAACCAATGATAGAGTGGTTAGCTCAGCTCAATTTTTGATTGATTCTGAATCGAGTAAAACCTCAGATTTTATGCGTATGCAATCTAATACATTGCCATTTGCACAAGTGAAAGGGGTTATCAACTCAATTAATAAAGCCACCCGAACCCTTAATATTAGCCGGGAGCCAATCGCTAAATGGAATCGATCAGCCGCCACAATGGATTTTATTGCCTCACCTAGAATTAATCTTGACCGTTTAATGGTTAATCACCCTATTGAATTTAGTTTTGAAGTAGGTGACGAGCTGGTGGTAACACAAATTACGTTACTGGAGGGCCAATAA